One window of the Pseudarthrobacter sp. ATCC 49987 genome contains the following:
- a CDS encoding DUF6603 domain-containing protein, which yields MTDIGTGFLNGIEAFANSRLGDMSGTSFKDTVPFLESIVTFGVVGDVKPTFEKLKADIKAAVDLVKPIADKIKKQTELIAKMVKESADDIDKDDFNVDTAARVAVRIGMALAAMDEAFNIVAKELAKKADGSVDEAIRSGLMDFWNPWAQPFKNLGAGSGKLLNSFGKNVLGVDDLVKKLGGNLALDRTDGKFILAATFLRSGQVKLGAMTLDQVTFEAFLQFSDREIVNPTAEEKTGLLERDGKWFIGDVAILGLRFRTILQPGLTSDPLLAKVMPGSEDPKATTLTTVSLDTGQGFYIGDGRGNEKAVLPTRFSFPGVELREVAFGLVRNPAREVTGFELTTSIAAKLGAVIGLQIVGSGFVVTPEGVAEQQAVFNLPVSPRWPDAIGLRVKAGPVTGGGFIQRVERTYKVGGQDVKRVEFGGVVQLQILKFGLSAIVILSPDPFSIVLVIGVRFPVAIDLSMGFTLNGIGGILALNRGLDLEELRSGMKEHILDKMLFPDNPVAEAPKLLDKVAHVFPPKDGGFVFGPIVELGWGSQAKFVEMKLGVVLALPDPMIVILGSLRVRVPTKEAPITDIRADVFVAITPDYLLLFASMRDSTVAGIKISGDLGLYIQWSGNGAFEFSVGGFHPEYEKLTGGKPKLGDMDRVTIDLSPSKAISFVIKAYFAITAGSVMLGVDGRLNADFSVIVAKAWLTLDMIFIWAPRFAFKITIEVGVEVELLGFTLCSIVFRGSLEGTKPFRLAGHIKVDVWFLPTFDEDLGPVEWGEKPPPILATVDALQIAAAAMNEPDAWKVQLPDHAAQLVTLVEVDDIQGRIAHPLAGVEVSQTQVPLGVKIARIGSAAVKADMVAIGTPTATPDSGLVGAVSELKTAFAPGQFFALEDESLLARSGFEEMTGGCRIAAATTPKVGAQTSATVAYQTYVRNPDEPSAMIEFAGTFATLAGSYATKTNVGRAVSEVGNPYVQPAPPNAAVTVSDKGTSRIADAATGVALLAGLGELSATQAALVTTAVNTESAATATRMIVKG from the coding sequence ATGACGGACATCGGAACCGGATTCCTCAACGGGATCGAAGCCTTCGCCAATTCACGCCTCGGCGACATGAGCGGCACCTCCTTCAAGGACACGGTGCCGTTCCTCGAGTCGATTGTCACCTTCGGCGTCGTCGGCGACGTAAAGCCGACCTTCGAGAAGCTCAAGGCCGACATTAAGGCCGCCGTTGACCTGGTCAAACCGATTGCCGACAAGATCAAGAAGCAGACCGAGCTCATCGCCAAGATGGTGAAGGAGTCGGCAGATGACATCGACAAGGACGACTTCAACGTCGACACCGCGGCTCGAGTCGCCGTGCGCATCGGCATGGCCCTCGCCGCCATGGACGAGGCGTTCAACATCGTCGCCAAGGAGCTGGCCAAGAAGGCGGACGGCTCCGTCGACGAGGCCATCCGTTCCGGCCTGATGGACTTCTGGAACCCGTGGGCGCAGCCGTTCAAGAATCTCGGCGCCGGTTCCGGCAAGCTCCTGAACAGCTTCGGGAAGAACGTGCTCGGCGTCGATGACCTGGTGAAGAAACTCGGCGGCAACCTCGCCCTGGACCGCACCGACGGAAAGTTCATCCTGGCTGCCACGTTCCTCCGCTCCGGCCAGGTGAAGCTCGGCGCGATGACGCTCGACCAGGTGACGTTCGAGGCGTTCCTGCAGTTCAGCGACCGCGAGATCGTGAACCCGACGGCGGAGGAGAAGACCGGCCTGTTGGAGCGCGACGGCAAGTGGTTCATCGGCGACGTGGCGATCCTCGGTCTGCGCTTCCGCACCATCCTGCAGCCCGGCCTCACGAGCGATCCCTTGTTGGCGAAGGTCATGCCGGGCTCCGAAGATCCGAAGGCGACGACCCTCACGACGGTCTCGCTCGACACCGGACAGGGGTTCTACATCGGTGACGGCCGTGGCAATGAGAAGGCGGTCCTGCCCACGCGGTTCTCGTTCCCCGGGGTCGAACTGCGCGAGGTGGCGTTCGGGCTGGTGCGCAACCCGGCTCGTGAGGTCACTGGATTCGAACTGACCACGTCAATCGCAGCGAAGCTGGGCGCTGTCATCGGGCTGCAGATCGTCGGCTCCGGTTTCGTCGTGACTCCCGAGGGCGTGGCCGAGCAACAGGCCGTCTTCAACCTCCCCGTCTCCCCACGCTGGCCGGATGCGATCGGCCTGCGAGTGAAGGCCGGCCCCGTCACGGGCGGCGGGTTCATCCAACGCGTCGAACGCACCTACAAGGTCGGTGGGCAGGACGTGAAGCGGGTCGAGTTCGGCGGGGTCGTCCAGTTGCAGATCCTCAAGTTCGGCCTGTCGGCCATCGTCATCCTCTCGCCCGACCCGTTCTCCATCGTGCTCGTCATCGGCGTGCGCTTCCCCGTGGCCATCGACCTCAGCATGGGATTCACGCTGAACGGAATCGGCGGCATCCTGGCACTCAACCGCGGTCTCGACCTCGAAGAGCTGCGCTCCGGAATGAAGGAGCACATCCTCGACAAGATGCTGTTCCCCGACAACCCTGTCGCCGAGGCGCCCAAGCTGCTCGACAAGGTGGCGCACGTGTTCCCGCCGAAGGACGGCGGCTTCGTCTTCGGCCCGATCGTCGAACTCGGCTGGGGCTCGCAGGCGAAGTTCGTGGAGATGAAGCTCGGCGTGGTGCTCGCGCTTCCCGATCCGATGATCGTCATCCTCGGCTCCCTGCGGGTGCGAGTGCCGACGAAGGAGGCGCCGATAACCGACATCCGCGCTGACGTCTTCGTGGCAATCACCCCCGACTACCTGCTGCTGTTCGCGAGCATGCGCGACTCCACCGTGGCCGGCATCAAGATCTCGGGTGACCTCGGCCTCTACATCCAGTGGTCGGGCAACGGAGCGTTCGAGTTCTCGGTCGGCGGCTTTCACCCCGAGTACGAGAAGCTGACGGGCGGCAAGCCGAAGCTCGGCGACATGGACAGGGTCACCATCGACCTCTCGCCGTCCAAGGCGATCAGCTTCGTCATCAAGGCCTACTTCGCCATCACGGCCGGCTCGGTCATGCTCGGCGTCGACGGGCGCCTCAACGCGGACTTCTCAGTCATCGTGGCGAAGGCCTGGCTCACACTCGACATGATCTTCATCTGGGCGCCGCGCTTCGCCTTCAAGATCACCATCGAGGTTGGCGTCGAGGTGGAGCTGCTCGGCTTCACGCTCTGCTCCATCGTCTTCCGCGGCTCGCTCGAGGGGACCAAACCGTTCCGCCTGGCGGGCCACATCAAGGTCGACGTCTGGTTCCTCCCCACCTTCGACGAGGACCTCGGGCCCGTCGAGTGGGGTGAGAAGCCGCCGCCGATCCTCGCCACGGTCGATGCCCTCCAGATCGCCGCAGCGGCGATGAACGAGCCCGACGCCTGGAAGGTGCAGCTGCCCGACCACGCCGCGCAACTCGTCACCCTGGTCGAGGTCGACGACATCCAGGGCCGAATCGCGCATCCGCTGGCCGGCGTCGAGGTGTCGCAGACCCAGGTGCCCCTGGGCGTCAAGATCGCGCGCATCGGCTCGGCAGCGGTCAAGGCCGACATGGTGGCCATCGGCACGCCGACGGCGACCCCCGACTCCGGGCTCGTCGGTGCTGTCAGCGAGCTCAAGACGGCGTTCGCGCCCGGGCAGTTCTTCGCGCTCGAGGACGAGTCGCTGCTCGCCCGCTCGGGCTTTGAGGAGATGACCGGCGGGTGCCGCATCGCTGCTGCCACCACCCCGAAAGTCGGCGCCCAGACCTCGGCGACGGTGGCGTACCAGACCTACGTGCGCAACCCAGACGAGCCGTCGGCGATGATCGAGTTCGCGGGGACGTTCGCCACCCTCGCCGGCTCTTACGCCACGAAGACCAACGTGGGCAGGGCTGTGAGCGAGGTCGGGAATCCGTACGTGCAACCGGCACCGCCGAATGCCGCAGTCACGGTCTCCGACAAGGGCACGTCGAGGATCGCGGATGCCGCCACCGGTGTGGCCCTGCTCGCCGGCCTCGGCGAACTGAGCGCCACGCAGGCCGCGCTCGTGACAACCGCCGTCAACACCGAGAGCGCCGCAACAGCGACGCGCATGATCGTGAAGGGGTGA